Genomic window (Equus quagga isolate Etosha38 chromosome 12, UCLA_HA_Equagga_1.0, whole genome shotgun sequence):
ACTGAATTACCTGGGTCACAGGGGTCGTCTTCCTGCTCACAGTCCCCGTAACAATCACATGTGAAAATGTTTTTAGGTTTCTTATTACTTACAAGGGACAGCTCTACACGAAATATAGGAAGCAGAGCTAAACTATCcataaaagaatttatattctgtttAGAAAGACGGGCTATCTGTAAATTTAACAAGATAACTAACACACGAGGCACTGTGGGATCTGTCCCAATGAACGTTACAGTCAGTAAGAGAGAGGATTCAGGAGAGAGGGCTGTGCCCCAGTGTGTCGGGAGAGGCTTTGGGtgtcaaccttggctgcacaggAGACTCACATGAGCCTCAATCCCGACACTCTGATTAAATCAGTGTGGGTGGGGCTCACACATCTGCATTTTTGAAGCCGTCACGAGGACCACTGATGTAGAAGACAACCTTGCACGAGCCTTGAAGGACACTTCACATAGAAAAACAACGACATTATAAACgtgtatttataataaataaataggtattaatagattattaattaataaataggTAACAAATGGGtattataaataaatagaggaaggtgTGAAGATTTATATAAACCATGAGAGGAGATGGGAAATATTCATGCAGAAATTTAGACTCTTGGAATTTTAGCACTGGGAGGAACACACAGTCGAATCGCTCTGCTCACGTCCCTTCCTGTTGTTCTCTCCAGATGACACTTGATGGTTTATGGGCATTTTACCTACATATCTTATTTGACTTTCATACTGACTCTGCAGAGTAAGTAGAAATGATTAACCTCATGTTAGAGTTGAGGAAACCCAGACAACTTCTTGGCCTGTGACTAATATTGGACTGTGCAGAGACTtgatagaaatgagaaaagaagtagaaatttaaGAGATTTCCATTTTTGATGACAGCAGGCTATGTTATTTGGTTGAAATTCCTGCTGAAGACAACTTAAAATGATAAGGTATGAAAAAACTTCTTAAAAGCATATTGAAAAGATAGTTCAAAATTTGGAAGCCAAGAAAAAGAGGGAGTTGGCAGGCCACAGTTCACTCTGGCACAGGGGCATCTGCAGATCTGGCTGGAAACAGCTGAGAGACagagctgagactcagaaaacTGAAAGAGAGCACACCTggccccttttcctcctcttgagTGGGAAGAGTTTGGGGTCAGGTAGGGAAAGAGGCCCATCCTTGAGTTTGAAAAACAAACGCTGACGTTAGGAGCACTTGCAGCCCAAATTAGCTATATGAGGCACAAAAGACATGCTTACTTTTAGATGGTTACAGATTCCTCCTACCCAGGTGCTTGGCAGTTGCAAATGCAAATCTCTCTGGATGTATCTTCTTCATCCTAGGTGTCTGGAAAATCTCACACAGaaaattttcaagggaaaaagGTAGCACAAAATCAAAGATACATTAGCACACAAGGAAATAAGAAGCAATGAACAAAAAGTGGCAGAAAACCCATCATAAACTAGCCCCCAAAGTCTTTAAATGCTAGAATTATTAGAAATAGACTATTTTTAATCATAATTGTCTAAAAAATATGACaatcttaaaaatatcttcagggAAACTATAACAAGTGAAATAACAGATTTGTCAAGGaaccaaataaaatttctatagatgagaaaaatgaaataatccaaaTTAATATTTCAGTAAAATGGGTTTTAAAGCAGACTGAACAGAGAAGTGAAAAGGACAGACCTGGAAGATAAGTCAGAAGGTGTTACatacaatgagagagagagaaagatggaaaataggGAAAAGAGGATAAGAGAACTTCAGGGCAGAGTAAGaaggttccagaaggagaggagagagcattgGCAGAGCCTGTATTTGAAGGGATTCTGTGTGAATCTTCTCCAGAAAGGTGAACCATatccatctacagattcaagaagcctaATGAACTccaaggaagataaacaaaaaggaaaccacATCTAAACATATCACAGTAAAACTGCAGACacccaaagacaaacagaattttttttcttttgtttttgaggaagactagctctgagctaacatttgctgccaaacagaatttttttttctttttttttttttttttgaggaagactagcctgagctaacatctgctgacaatcttcctctttttgctgagggatactggccctgagctaacatctgtggccatcttcctctactttatatgtgggacacctaccacagcatggcttgccaggtggtgccatgtctacacctgggatccaaaccggcgaaccccaggccactgaagcggaatgtgcccacttaaccactgtgccactgggctggccctaatttaatcatttaaaacaaCAGTTTAATTTAATTTGGTTTAATGTAATAGTGTTTTCTGTTAAACAGAAATTGGCCCAGATTATTTTTTGTGGCAGTGGCAAAGAAatggtcaaataaaataaaaatatgtataaatgaaGGAGGACTCATTCAAGACCTGGGGTCTGGAGATGAAGGAAGATGCCAGTAAACATCTGCTGAGCTTTTATCATGTGCCCATTGTAGATAGAGCCACTGAAAACAACCTGCTCCAACCGGAAAAGTCAAAACATGTAGGAAGCCCCATCGATCAAAACACCAGAAACCAAAAACATCGCAGCTCACCCTCCTGCGGAACATACAGGCTCTCCCCCAGATCCATGCCAGACTGGCTCCTTTTCATGTGGACTCAGTGCCaacgtcacctcctcagagagccctTCTCTGACACCAAGGTCAAGGGTCCCCCATCATCTGTCTCCCGGACCCTCTTTCACTGTCTTCATACCACTTCTAATGcttctctgcattttctttcttccctcactAGCCAGCTGCCTGAGGCTGGCCCTTATCTGTCTTGTTGGCTGCTGTAGCTCCAGCTCCcggaagtgcctggcacacaagagATGCTTAATCAATGTTTACTCACCATAGTGAATACAAACAAAACCAGAAGTCCTTCCCACGAGAATGCGTCTTCCTTCTCTGAATCCTCAAGCTGTGCTCCCCTGAGAGGCCCTCCCGACGAGACCCTCCCTGCACAGGTGAGCACCCCGATACGGGCTCTCTCACACCCTCCGCTGACTATTCTCACATGAGCAAGCTCCTCTGCAGTTACGTGTCTACACCCGTCTCCCACTCGGGTTGGTAAGAGAGTGTAACAGCACTGGTAGGTTTTCAGCAAGTGAAGAAACTCATTTTAgacaggaagactggcagagcAGTTAGGAGCCTGGGTTCTCTGCGggactgcctgatttcaaaacctaGCTTTGCTGTTTGCTGGTTGTGGGAACTTAGGTGAGTTTCTTGGACATTCTctgattcaatttcctcatctttaaaacaggaataataatacttACACAGGATGATTACAAGGAATTAATAGACATAAAATGCTTTGAATGAAGCCTGGTCCATAATAAGGACTTAAATGcaagctattgttttaaaaattatgttctaaGGAAGACTAACCATTTAAATTACTTGAAACCGAGTAGTTGCAACTTTGGCATAAATCAATgtggcagagacagacagaaggaatATAAGAGGGAAGAACCAGGTGGAGTGAATGCTGTGGAAATACACCAGTAACCTGTCTAATGACACAGGGAAGCTCCACTGGCTCCACGCGGTTCCACAGCCTGAGCTTCTCCGTGACCAGCGCACACGGACTCCTTCCTGCCCACACAGGTGAAATCAGACTCCTCGGCGGCCTGCCGTCTCCTCCAGGAAGACACTTAAACACATCTCCAGCCCACCACGCAAAACCATCATACAGTGGACACGACTCCACACAACTCCATTGTTTCTTACTCAGAAAAGATGGACTGTTTACAAAATTCCTAAGAGCCAGCACAATTTCTGAATGAGATTGAGAGCACAAGAGCCTGAGCTTAAAAAAGGAGACCAGGGTGGCTGGCCTTCCTGTGGTGGCTGGTGCCCGTCACTGCAGGCAGCCCCGCCCAGACCGTCCAAACGCAGGAGCAACCAGGCCCCGCGCCAGCACCGGGGCAGTGGTCAGAGGACTGCGTCAACACACGCTGGAGAGGATGGCAGGGTCTGCCCCCAGGATGCGGCTGCCGACCCCAAGCCCCCAAACACCTCCTGGGAGGCGCAGGTCATGTACACGAAGCCGTCCTCGTCCTTGCAGTCCCTGTAGATCTCTGCCACGGTCACGCTCATACTGGCCACACTCCTGTGGTTCACCAGCAGGTGAAAGGCTTCAGTGGCCCCGAGGACCATGGGGTTcctgggatggaggagagggagggggcaggaaggggatgCAGCCGGCAGGGAACGGGCCCTGACCAAAGCCTCCCCTGGTTCGGCCAGTGTAAACTTATCTACCCAAGATGCCCTGCCTCCCCGCTCCAGTGTGTCTTCCTGAAGCTTGAGAGCCGCCCAGGAGAGGCCTGAGGGAGGTGCAGactcctgggctccagccccgGAGTTCGCTTGAGAAGATCCAGGAAGCAGCCCAGGATGCTGCAGGGTCGTGAAGCAGGTGGAGCTCACTGGGAGAAACGTTGCTCTAGAAGCACAGGCCCTCCACCTGCCGCCCCGTCGCTGCCTGGAGTCTTTCAAAGTGTCATTTCTATCCATTTGTCTGCCCACAGGAGTCACTGCTGAACCAGTAATTTGTATCTGGTCCTGACTTAACTTTTTGCACAAAACCTCATCCCTCGTCCTGTTTGATTCCCTAATAACAGATAAAGAATCCGCGGCACAGAAGTTAAACAATCTCATAGAAACAACTCGAACGTCCATccacggatgaatggataaacacaatgtggtatatacatacttataaaaggaggaaattctgtCAATCAAAtcctacaacatgggtgaactttgaGGACcttatgcgaagtgaaataagccagtcacaaaaagacactGTAGGATTCCACATTCATGAGGTCCCTGgagcagtcaaattcacagagacaggaaggaggctgCGGGGCAGGGAGAGCTGCAAGGGCGAGTCAGCGGTACAGGCTCTCAGTGTGGGAAgctgaaaaagttctggagacggatggtggtgaaggttgcacaacGAGGTGAAGGTGCTTAATGCCCCTGAACtgcacacttagaaatggttaagatggtattttctcacaattaaaataaaatagtaaaagaaattaaaggacgTGCCCAAGGCGCTTCTCCATCTCTCGGCAGTGTCCCTGCGGCGCTGAGAGAGTGTTAGACTCTGTTCACTTTCCTGGGATTTAAAGTGCCCAGGACTCTCAGACCGGCTCAGACTGCAAGGCCATTCTATCACTAACCAGAAAAATATCCATAGCTCGAAAATGCGGGGCAAAACCGCCTCCGTTTGTTATGAATTTAACGTTCAGAATTCCTGTCTGGTGCAAAGAGAAGGTATATTGCCGTGGGCTCTGACACATGAATTAAGCAGCTTTGCGGGACGTTCCGGAAGGAATTACTGCGCGAAAGTCTGAAGTTCCTCCTCTTGGGATGAGGATGCAGAGGCGCAGCCATACCGGCTGGACTTCACGGGCGTTCTGAATCGTTTTTGACAGCATAGCGAGTTGAGTCTGTCCGTAATGGCTAACCCTGTCTAACCGCCCCCCACCCAAACATTAGGGGCACAGCGGAGCACTCCCggcccctggaggaggggctAAGGTTACGTGGCGCGTGGGAGGGGAGACAGTTTCAGAATCCGGTTAAGTCTGGATAATCTAAAGATAATAACCCAGCGCCCACCATTGTGCTGCTCTCCCCGGGCAGGCAGATGTGTGTTCTGCACCGGAAGGGCGGAGCTGAAGGCAGCCTGTTGCAATGGGCTCTTGCGTTTAGAAACTgcaccttcctcttctttcttctgctacCAGCCTCTCGTTTCATTAAGGTCCAGGAGCCCCCAAGAGTGAGAACTCTGTGGTCTGGAACCGTCCAGGGCAGGAATTTCTGTCTCGTGCATCATTCTATGCGCAGAGGCCAGCACAGCGTCTGACGCGTGGTGAGCACTAGGTATCAATACGCTTAAACGCGTTACTGCGTTGGAGAATGGGGAGTGTAGGAAAATGAGAGGCGCCGTACACGGGAAAAGGACGGAATGGGGTCACACTCACTTGCTGGTGAAGCTACTTATGCCCCCAGCAGTCTGGAGCCTGACAGGAGTTGGGATCGAAGCCAGACTTTGGTTTTTCTTGAGTTGCCCCCGTTCCACTGGATTAACCTCACCCTTAGCAGGTCTGAGGACAATGCAGAGTGTTCTAACAGCTCAAAAACATCATCGCAAAGGTTCTAAAGAAACCATCTGCGTCGGCCCAAACCTGTGAGAGGCTGTTTCCAGCGCAGGAGACTCACGCACCAGCCAGGTTTACGGAGCCCCCACTCAGCTATTGTTActttcatatcatttttattgAGTCCGGCTGGCAGGTGACAGCTTCAATCCCTTAAGCCTTATTGTTAAAGTCAGCAACATTTGCTTCACTTCGCCTTTCCTTGTTCCGAGCTGGTGGAGGCTGCATGTGGGGAAGGTCTGGCTCGTGTGCTCAGTGATGCCCGCAGGTGCACAGCGCACGTCCCTCCCTGCCACAAGGGGGGAAATTACCAGGGGCAAAATGCTATCATTGGGCTTTTAAAACACCTGAAACCAGAGGGTTCTCTGGACTAGTTTCCAAAGTTTCCTTTGGGAAATTCTTAGAGAAATCTGAAGTCAGACATTACAACTCAGTAccagtaaaatgttgaaataagagagagaacaGCTGTTACATCAATATCCGGAGCTCTCACTGTCGTTAGAATTGCTAGCAAGGTACTTGCCACCTTTTAAAAGTTGGTTATTCATGAGATCATCCTTTTTAAAGACACACTTGAAGGGAAAAGGTGAAGCAcaaattcttcctcttctcacgCTGCCAGATCCCACCATCTCCAaggcccagggctgcagggcaCACGCCCCCGAGGGCTCCATGTCCCCTACCGCATGACGCCCTGGAACTGGGTCACGGTCAGCCCCTGCGGGCCCAGGAACTTGGTCTTGTCCAGCGCTGTCAGGAACTGCTCCCTGGGGAGCGCTCCCCCACCGCCTGTCAAGAGGGTCAGCATGACTCTCTTCTGAATCAGGGCCTTCAGTTCTCTGTGTCTTAGGCACttggaacagaaagaaggaggCCATTGGCTGGGTTTTAGTTTTTCAAAGAACAGGACGTCACAGACCCCCCCCCCAAGGGAGCACAGCGGAGTCTTACTGGGATCCCGCTGGGGAACTTCACCCAGATTCCAGCAACTTCCCCTCTTCTGGTTGCTGTGAATATTGAAGATGGCAGGTAATAGAAGTCTGTATCTTTCCTCCCTGCCTCAAGGGCCAGAACCCAGACGGTGGGCCAAGAGCTTCTCCTGAGCTCTTCCTCCGCCCGAAGGGGCTGACACTCGCGCTTTTCTGCAGAGTCTGCGGTTTCTTCAACAGCTGTGCCTGCGCctgaattaaaacaaacagaaaaatcccaCAACCAGGACCTAGCTCATCCCTCCAGCTGCTTCCTAACCCCCTGCAGGAGCCTAAAGGGGGCCCTTAAGTGGGGCTGTGTGACATCAGGCCTCTCCCGCCCTCCCTGGGCAGAAGGAGGTCAGATCTGAGGACAGAAAGGGAACACCTGCTTGCTGGTCAGAAAAAGTCACTTTGCTCACAACTAGCTAAATATGTGTCTTTGCTAAAGACATTAAGATTCCCAATGTGGTGCCGTGGTCCTCACTATAGCATGGTCCTTCGGCCTAAGCTGGGAGCTCTGTATAGAAACAGCCCAGTGCGAGGACATTCTAATACTGTAGTAATGAGGCAAATTGAAGATCGAGTCACTTTATCCGGAAATATGCTGCTGCTTTTCACAGCAAGAAATAGATACTCCAGAAaggttgagtaatttgcccaGATAAAAAGAGGTGAAACTGCAGTTAAAATCCAGGTGTGTACCAAAGTACTATTTTACTCAGCAATTTTCCAAcatattttgtcatatttctaCAGCTCTAGGAATGTGGGTAGGACAGCTATTATCATACTCAGGGTCTTGCATTTAAAAGATGATGAAAGTGAggtccacaaaaattaactcgcaGGCCTAGGATCGACCAGACAGAGACAGACTCAGTTCTCCTTGTTCCTGGACCAGGAGGTTCCACCCCATCAGGCTTCTTTTATGCATTCATGATGGTTTTAGTGACTCAGCTTCCCCATATAGAAAACAATGTTGCTACGGATGTTGACCCCCTCCTTACCTCGCATCCCCTCATCCCCACACTAGTCCCCCCATCTTGTTCAGACCCATCCCCATCCTGGGAATAAACAGGACCATTTGTATTTCCTCCGTGGTTAGAGGAGGTACGTGATCTTCCAAGGTCATCTCTGGCACCATTCCTGCAGAGACATTTGACATTTGAAGAGTCTTCAGTCAGATGATGATGATACAGAGGAAAGCGGCCAGACGTTCTCCAGGTTTGTTGAGGGACAGAACAAAAAGCAGTAGTTTATTCCTggtttttatttaactattaaaGAATCTCTGTTGAAAAAAAATTTGCCTTTCCTCCTGCCTAGGAAGCTGGGACAGTTGATGCTGAGCACAGTCTGAGGCCTTAAGTCCACGGGGTGGAGAGGGAGCACGGCCCCACTGGTTAGAAGGGTTTCTCAGGAGGCCTCCAGACCCTGGGGCCACTCCTCCAGGAATGCTCTGCTTCTCTGACTCTGGAATAAGTCGGGGTGGTGGCTTGGGTCCACTTAGGGCCCTGGCACGTCTTTCACAAAGACATGATTGCCTTAGcaccactttctctttctctcttcttgtccCCTTCCTACACATCCCCTCCCAATATCGTTTAACCAATCCCTTGAGCCCTGCGCTTTCAAACTGTCTTTCTTATTGctcaagaagaaagaattctaCTTATCGTAtcaactttttgatattttcctttcatgattatctgtattttatttgagaaaaataatcattACTACCATTTAGTGATTCTGTAGTTAGGATAGGCTATGCTATGCTGCAGGAAGAAACAGACCCCAGAATTCAATAGCAAAACATAAGAAAAGCTTGATTCTCACCCACTTCACAGTCCAATGCATGCTGGGGGGCTCTCCTATTTGGTTCTATTCCAGGAGAAATTCATGTACACACGTTGCTTTACACTTGCAAGTGTGTCATCTCAAAGTCGTTTCCTTCCACAagttcagatgagaaaataggtGAAAAAGACACATTCTTAACCTTCTCCGACTTAATGTGCTTAAAGCAATACCTGTTGAGGGCCCACTCCCCTTCCGTTGATGGATAATAGTCATCCGATCCTACTGATACAGAGGCCTTTATCGTTAGTGAGCACTAATGTTCTCCACCACCATGATTGTTTGTTATTTTCCAAGCAATGACTATGTTCTTTGTTGGTTTTATATTTGAATAGTCCACACAAAAAAGGGTGTCAGCTCTGGGAGCTACGCCATTTGGGCTGTGTGCTGTGTGCATTAatggctgtgtgcccttgggctaATGGAcacacccctctctctgcctcagttacctcatgtataaaataaaaatatcttccctgTGGGACGGTGACCATCAAATGAATTAGTTAATACATGCAAAAAGACTTAGAGCAGTGGTTGGCACATACTcctcaataaatgtaagttattttttttttgccattttcctgatgaagagcctgaggatcagagaggtgacACAGAGTCCATGAAAAAGACAAGGTCAGTTGGACAACAGACTTGGCTTATCAACGTCACAAACTCCTTCATCACTGTTATCATCCTTCCTCAGAATTGGGAGGAAGCACACTTACTAAGTGTATTTGACACTGTGCTGATCACTACCCATATTTTCTCAATTATGTCTTCCAAAAAagagaactgaatttcagagaaacaaataagATGGTCTGGATTGTACAGCTGGTGGGATTTGAACTCATGTTTATACAGCGCAAAAACCATGCTCATTCCATTATAACTTAATGTGTCCCATTCTTGAATTTCAAATACAAAACTTGGGTGTGAAAAATCTTGTGGTCTTAGGATCCTGCCTCCAGCTCCCACAATGCACTGGTCAGTCTCCTTTTGTGAGTCAGCTTTGCGGGTGTTTGTGTCTTATCCATGGGGATGAAAAAAGATGATCTGACCTCAAAGCATCCCTCAGACACAGGCAAGTAGGAAGGCAAAAATAAGCCTAGTATTGGCCTCAAAACAGTTTGCAAACTGGGTTGGAGAAGGTGTCAGGCTTTGATGACCTCAAACACAAAAGCCCATTTTTCTAAGATCTGGAGAAAATTCTTGCTTTCTGCACCTCTTGTGTTTGCTGTAATGTACTCCTGAAGACACCTGGCCATTGGCCCTGTGGCTGCCTAAGAAACCTCCGTTTTCAGAGTCCTTGAAGCCGGGAGGAGGATACAGCATCAGTCAGTCATCATGACCTGATGGTCTGGCACTTTGGGAAGTTTTCCAGCCTGACCCCTGCCATGTGACCTTATCCTGAGAAACTCAGTTACAGGAACTTTGGGagctgtattagttatctattgctgcataacaaattaccccaaaacttagtggtttaaaacaacaacaagcatTTATCATCTCATACAATTTATGTGGGTCATGTatttgggagcagcttagctgggtggttctgtcTTGGGGTCTCTCATACAgttgcagtcaagctgttggcCAGGGCTGGAGTCCTCCCAAAGCCTCACTGGGGctgaaggatctgcttccaagatggctcagcCACATGGCCAGAAAGTTGACGCTGGCTGCCGGCAGGAGCCCTCAGTTCTCTGCCATGTGAACCACTTCATAAAGGCTGCTTGAATGtcttcacaacatggcagctggcttcccccacaAGCAAATCATCTGGAAAAAGAATAAGGTGGAAGTCACAGCGTCtatttttccccccagctttatttatttatttgttcatttatttttttgctaaggaagattggccctgagccaacatctgttgccaatcttcctctttttttttttctccccaaagccccagtacatagttgtatagcctagttctaagtcattctagttcttctgtgtgggatgccgccacagcatggcttgatgagcagtgtgtatgtcagtgcccaggatctgaactggcaaaccctgggccacaaaagtggagcatgtgaactcaaccacttggccgtggggctggccccactcccagctttattgagacataatggGCTTACAACATTctgtaagtttaaggcatacaatgtgatgatttgatatatgtatatactgcgAAATGATTCCCACACTAAGGTTAggtaacacatccatcacctcacatagatACCATTCTTTTGTGTgcgtggtgagaacttttaagatcgactctcttagcaactttcaaatatacaatacagtctTGTTAACTAgagccaccatgctgtacattacatccccagg
Coding sequences:
- the LOC124248153 gene encoding microtubule-associated proteins 1A/1B light chain 3C-like, with the protein product MRGAGTAVEETADSAEKRECQPLRAEEELRRSSWPTVWVLALEAGRKDTDFYYLPSSIFTATRRGEVAGIWVKFPSGIPVRLRSLPREQFLTALDKTKFLGPQGLTVTQFQGVMRNPMVLGATEAFHLLVNHRSVASMSVTVAEIYRDCKDEDGFVYMTCASQEVFGGLGSAAASWGQTLPSSPACVDAVL